Genomic window (Candidatus Binataceae bacterium):
CCTGCCGCTCGGCGCCGCGGGGAGACATACATGAGCCAACCGTCGGTTCTGGTGGTTGAGGACAACGACCTCGAGCGGCAGATAACCGTCGAGACGCTGCGCGAGGAAGGCTTCCTGGTCGACGAGGCGCCTAACGGCAAGCGC
Coding sequences:
- a CDS encoding response regulator encodes the protein MSQPSVLVVEDNDLERQITVETLREEGFLVDEAPNGKRAMEQLALGSFDVVLTDLMMPGMTGEELLAAVRQTYPG